A genomic segment from Colletotrichum higginsianum IMI 349063 chromosome 5, whole genome shotgun sequence encodes:
- a CDS encoding Acyl-CoA dehydrogenase, with protein sequence MPIDFSLGPTEAQIRQGAAAFARNVLKPARAEYAVHVEQHKRFQATQSVYVAAVEAGMIKGQLATSLGGTSGSLVEAAIMVEEFYAVEPSASLTIFATGLGLTPLNLVQKPEHRELLAPFLSGQGSPLASLVFSEPGGVANYLEKGAPGLSTTAFREGDEWVINGEKIWATNSAGWDFKGTDLACVVCRDVSTTPGPDADPEDSVMIILVTRTDLENSGEGRFEVLRHVSTPGHTSVSGPHIRYTNVRVPAKNVLCGPGEGAAIASASFDCSAVLVGAMAVGLMRAAFDAALAFAKNDSRGGKVPLLERQAVADLLSGIKMQTEACRALTWKAAHAMGNSQGDYDARRELALAAKVYCSDAAVKAVTDAINAVGVTAYDTDKPFAELLNNAMVLPIFDGGNVGIRRRHMQQLMLSPSYDAWASTYGPSRGES encoded by the exons ATGCCTATCGACTTCAGCCTTGGTCCGACTGAGGCGCAGATCCGCCAGGGCGCCGCTGCGTTCGCCAGAAACGTTCTCAAACCGGCGCGTGCCGAGTATGCCGTGCATGTGGAACAGCACAAGCGATTCCAGGCTACTCAGTCCGTTTACGTGGCGGCGGTTGAGGCCGGAATGATCAAGGGGCAGCTTGCAACTTCTCTCGGCGGCACCAGCGGCTCGTtggtcgaggccgccatcatggTCGAAGAATTCT ACGCGGTCGAGCCGAGCGCTTCTCTCACCATATTTGCAACGGGGCTGGGTCTAACCCCACTGAATCTCGTACAGAAGCCGGAGCATCGCGAACTTCTCGCGCCGTTCCTTAGCGGCCAAGGATCGCCGCTCGCCTCACTCGTGTTCAGCGAGCCTGGCGGGGTGGCAAACTACCTGGAAAAGGGCGCGCCGGGACTCAGCACTACGGCCTTCCGCGAAGGCGACGAATGGGTCATCAACGGCGAGAAGATCTGGGCTACGAACAGCGCAGGCTGGGACTTCAAGGGCACGGATCTAGCCTGCGTGGTCTGCCGAGACGTGTCCACGACACCCGGGCCGGACGCCGATCCGGAAGACAGCGTCATGATCATCTTGGTCACTCGCACCGACCTCGAAAACAGCGGCGAGGGAAGATTCGAGGTTCTGCGCCACGTTTCGACGCCGGGCCACACTTCTGTTTCCGGGCCTCACATTCGGTACACCAACGTCCGCGTCCCGGCGAAGAACGTGCTCTGCGGGCCGGGAGAAGGTGCCGCGATAGCCTCGGCTTCGTTCGACTGCAGCGCCGTACTTGTCGGTGCCATGGCCGTGGGACTGATGCGCGCCGCtttcgacgccgccctcgccttcgccaaGAACGATAGCCGGGGAGGCAAGGTGCCTCTGTTGGAACGGCAGGCTGTTGCTGACCTGCTGTCCGGTATCAAGATGCAGACGGAGGCGTGTCGAGCTTTGACGTGGAAAGCTGCCCACGCCATGGGCAACAGCCAGGGTGATTACGACGCCCGCCGAGagctggcgttggcggccaAGGTTTATTGCAGTGATGCTGCCGTGAAGGCGGTCACGGATGCCATCAATGCTGTCGGAGT CACCGCCTATGACACAGACAAGCCCTTTGCAGAGCTCCTCAACAACGCCATGGTCCTGCCGATTTTCGACGGGGGCAACGTGGGTATTCGACGACGGCATATGCAGCAATTGATGCTCTCCCCGAGCTATGACGCGTGGGCATCGACATACGGCCCATCCAGAGGAGAGAGCTGA
- a CDS encoding Serine threonine-protein kinase, with protein MAFLGALESALAHLHNLGLAHNDLNPANILISETGMPVLIDFDSCRPIGQRLLHSRGTPGWTDESDSWDTSEIRHDTFAIEKIRGWLDEQLKVVGPTL; from the coding sequence ATGGCCTTCCTGGGTGCCTTGGAGTCGGCTCTCGCTCATCTGCACAACCTCGGTCTCGCCCACAACGATCTCAACCCTGCAAACATATTAATCAGCGAAACGGGCATGCCGGTCCTCATTGACTTTGATTCATGCCGTCCCATCGGACAAAGACTGCTTCATAGCCGTGGCACACCGGGCTGGACCGACGAATCGGACAGTTGGGACACGTCAGAGATTCGACACGATACGTTTGCTATTGAAAAGATCCGGGGATGGTTAGACGAGCAGCTGAAGGTAGTCGGCCCCACGCTGTAA
- a CDS encoding Transporter: MASIGRKIYNVLAPSADKGDDGRDVWGSRTSFIFAAMGGAVGLGNLLRFPSIVFNNHGLQFFIPYLISLACLAIPTLLLEISIGQAYRSGCVLAWHHAHKRAKGVGFGVVYIGYAIVIYYVPIIAWIMTYFRHSFVSPLPWTGRNEEFFYGTVLQDVPGVQGNLTADGSAVQDYTYYPGMGMVTETTLWNLFTWFVVWLCMFKGIGLTGRVVYFTMAMPLILMIVLIGRGCSLPNAIDGIRIYWTEWHGDKLASGTIWQEACGQVFFSTGIGMGYYTSYASYNSKYSNAVQDSLIICISNSLIEVIGSMSVFGVVGYLGMHPDTSERLNTFVVGFLTYPEAISEMPGANFWGVLFFATLFILGLGSAFALLETLVTMVCDTDWGKRYSRPWVSTVIVIASFLISLPFCTEFGYTLVDAADTWINYLALFWIVWCEAVCATTLYRYRDVVDQCGLLSWCLYNLFGYVGGMFVGLVVAHAVSAEAGAGVGFGIFIIGTLSSVLLASDPTAYCPDFFCKNSIMRRFWYLSSYSGNQLRRDLNATICVGGQWKIPSIWPFVLKYNTAPIVAIIFSFAYPNFYADKRWDPLHIAGFAFMHIVLVSSLVGLVMPRWFNVLVPAHKRAEGDYPVLPGTIFSRANAAGTLDIDGVPQDAEGAAAIDARGPSGETWTQERSSSRERNSSQEKVADKRRQDAVM; this comes from the exons ATGGCCAGCATCGGCAGGAAGATCTACAACGTGCTCGCGCCGAGCGCcgacaagggcgacgacgggcgcgACGTCTGGGGCTCGCGGACGTCCTTCATCTTCGCGGCCatgggcggcgccgtcgggcTGGGCAACCTGCTCCGGTTCCCGTCCATCGTCTTCAACAACCACGGCCTGCAGTTCTTCATCCCGTACCTCATCTCGCTCGCGTGCCTCGCGATCccgacgctgctgctcgagatCAGCATCGGCCAGGCCTACCGCAGCGGCTGCGTGCTGGCGTGGCACCACGCGCACAAGCGGGCCAAGGGCGTCGGGTTCGGCGTCGTCTACATCGGCTACGCCATCGTCATCTACTACGTGCCCATCATCGCCTGGATCATGACGTACTTCCGGCACTCCTTCGTCAGCCCGCTGCCGTGGACCGGCCGCAACGAGGAGTTCTTTTACGGGACGGTCCTGCAGGATGTCCCCGGCGTCCAGGGTAACCTGACGGCCGACGGGAGCGCCGTCCAGGACTACACCTATTATCCCGGGATGGGCATGGTCACGGAGACGACGTTGTGGAATCTGTTCACCTGGTTCG TTGTCTGGCTGTGCATGTTCAAAGGCATCGGTCTCACGGGCCGTGTGGTCTACTTCACGATGGCCATGCCTCTGATCCTCATGATCGTCCTCATCGGCCGCGGATGCTCGCTCCCCAacgccatcgacggcatcCGCATCTACTGGACGGAGTGGCACGGCGACAAGCTCGCCTCGGGCACCATATGGCAGGAGGCCTGTGGCCAGGTCTTCTTCAGTACGGGTATTGGCATGGG ATACTACACCAGCTACGCGTCGTACAACTCCAAGTACTCCAACGCCGTGCAGGACTCGCTCATCATCTGCATCTCCAACTCGCTCATCGAGGTCATCGGCTCCATGtccgtcttcggcgtcgtcggctaCCTCGGCATGCACCCGGACACGAGCGAGCGGCTCAAcaccttcgtcgtcggcttcctGACGTACCCGGAGGCCATCTCGGAGATGCCGGGCGCCAACTTCTGGGGCGTGCTCTTCTTCGCGACGctcttcatcctcggccTGGGCTCGGCCTTTGCGCTGCTCGAGACGCTCGTCACCATGGTCTGCGACACGGACTGGGGGAAGCGGTACTCGCGCCCCTGGGTGTcgaccgtcatcgtcatcgcctcgTTCCTCATCTCGCTGCCCTTCTGCACCGAGTTCGGGTAcacgctcgtcgacgccgccgacacgTGGATCAACTACCTCGCCCTGTTCTGGATCGTCTGGTGCGAGGCCGTCTGCGCCACGACGCTCTACCGGTACCGCGATGTCGTCGACCAGTGCGGGCTCCTGTCGTGGTGTTTGTATAACCTGTTCGGCTACGTCGGCGGCATGTTCGTGGGCCTCGTCGTTGCCCATGCCGTCTCGGCtgaggccggcgccggtgtcggcttcggcatcttcatcatcgggACGTTGTCTTCGGTGCTGCTGGCCTCTGACCCGACGGCCTACTGCCCCGACTTTTTCTGCAAGAACTCCATCATGAGGCGGTTCTGGTATCTGAGTTCCTACTCG GGCAACCAACTACGCCGTGACCTCAACGCCACGATCTGCGTCGGCGGGCAGTGGAAGATCCCGTCCATCTGGCCCTTCGTCCTCAAGTACAACACGGCGCCCATCGtggccatcatcttctccttcgcGTACCCCAACTTTTACGCCGACAAGCGCTGGGACCCGCTGCACATCGCCGGCTTCGCCTTCATGCACATCGTGCTCGTCAGCTCGCTCGTCGGGCTCGTCATGCCGCGCTGGTTCAACGTGCTGGTGCCCGCGCACAAgcgggccgagggcgacTACCCCG